A single Saccharolobus shibatae B12 DNA region contains:
- a CDS encoding STK_08120 family protein: MEEKIEIYGNDYDEKLSIIFADPNFLMPNLFGALNVEVKGSDFTAEVPLSTLLGKATMVIYGKIFTSLNSVTYVINVAGYGPDKGGKIRIQLDRGRVVMDIEFNIPLGFLNARLIKSRINDFRNKASELIRVERIKRKI; this comes from the coding sequence GTGGAAGAGAAAATAGAGATTTATGGTAATGATTATGACGAGAAGCTTTCTATAATATTTGCTGACCCCAACTTCTTAATGCCAAATCTATTTGGAGCATTAAACGTTGAGGTTAAAGGAAGTGATTTCACTGCAGAGGTCCCTTTATCAACACTACTTGGAAAAGCCACAATGGTAATATATGGTAAAATCTTCACATCTCTCAATTCTGTAACATATGTCATTAACGTAGCAGGGTATGGACCAGACAAGGGAGGAAAAATAAGAATCCAGTTAGATAGAGGTAGGGTAGTCATGGATATAGAGTTTAATATTCCACTTGGTTTTTTAAATGCCAGACTGATCAAATCTAGAATAAACGATTTTAGGAATAAGGCGAGTGAGCTAATAAGGGTTGAAAGGATAAAGAGGAAAATCTAA
- a CDS encoding 4Fe-4S binding protein: MIKIPMGVPVARPRIGSAGKTGLWRVEKPIIDYNKCTKCRLCVLYCPENTIDLLENLYPQIDYDYCKGCGVCAQVCPPKAIDMVREVK; encoded by the coding sequence TTGATTAAAATCCCCATGGGAGTACCAGTAGCTAGGCCAAGGATAGGATCTGCGGGAAAAACTGGATTATGGAGGGTTGAGAAACCAATAATTGATTACAATAAGTGTACTAAGTGTAGACTCTGCGTACTTTATTGCCCTGAAAATACTATTGATCTCCTAGAGAACCTCTATCCTCAAATTGATTACGATTATTGTAAAGGTTGTGGTGTTTGTGCACAAGTTTGCCCACCCAAGGCAATAGATATGGTTAGGGAGGTGAAGTGA
- a CDS encoding CoA-acylating methylmalonate-semialdehyde dehydrogenase, translating to MFEGNILTTHHLKLPMGRVLEEVKKNYGRLKLYINGELIDSKTNTIGKAYNPAKDEIIAEVPFSTKDEVKEAIQSAQEAFEKWREVPITTRIQYLFALKNKLEEYSETIARIIVQNHGKTIQEARGDMRRTIENVETAIGVAYTLYKGEHLDQVSQEVDETVVREPLGVFGIITPFNFPTMVPFWYLPFAIILGNTVVVKPSEITPVPMDFITKIFDEVKLPRGVVNLVHGAKDVVDEFLTNKLIQGVTFVGSTRVGKYIYENAGKNGKKAIVQAGAKNFVVVMPDADLNKTIPSVVSAFFGNAGQRCLAAANLVAVGNIYDEVKRKFIEASKQLKIGYGLDESVDMGPVVTKDAKKRIIGYIEKGIEEGAKLLLDGREVKVLDYPNGYFLGPTIFDEVTPEMTIAKEEIFGPVASIIHVRSLDEAIDIINKSNYGNASSIFTTSGYYARKFRREVNAGNIGINIGVAAPMAFFPFGGRKESFFGVLHGQIDSVDFFTDKKVVITRW from the coding sequence ATGTTTGAAGGAAATATATTAACGACTCATCATCTTAAATTGCCTATGGGTAGGGTATTGGAAGAGGTTAAGAAGAATTATGGAAGGCTGAAGCTATATATAAACGGTGAGCTTATAGATTCTAAAACCAATACAATAGGTAAGGCATATAACCCAGCTAAAGACGAAATCATTGCTGAAGTCCCATTCTCAACTAAGGATGAAGTTAAAGAAGCAATACAGTCAGCGCAAGAGGCGTTTGAGAAGTGGAGAGAAGTCCCAATAACTACTAGAATACAATACCTCTTCGCGCTTAAGAATAAGTTAGAGGAGTATTCGGAGACAATAGCTAGGATAATAGTTCAGAATCACGGAAAGACCATCCAAGAGGCTAGAGGAGATATGAGGAGAACTATAGAGAATGTTGAGACTGCAATAGGTGTTGCTTACACTTTATATAAGGGGGAACATCTAGACCAAGTATCTCAGGAGGTTGATGAGACCGTTGTTAGAGAACCTTTAGGAGTTTTTGGAATTATAACTCCATTCAATTTCCCAACAATGGTTCCCTTCTGGTACTTACCATTTGCAATAATTTTAGGAAATACGGTGGTCGTTAAGCCTTCTGAAATAACTCCAGTACCAATGGATTTTATTACTAAAATTTTTGACGAGGTCAAATTACCTAGAGGTGTTGTAAATCTCGTTCACGGTGCTAAGGATGTAGTTGACGAGTTCCTTACGAATAAATTAATCCAAGGTGTAACTTTCGTAGGTTCGACGAGAGTAGGAAAGTACATTTATGAAAATGCGGGGAAAAACGGGAAGAAGGCTATTGTTCAAGCAGGGGCTAAGAACTTTGTCGTTGTAATGCCAGATGCTGATTTAAATAAGACAATACCCTCTGTTGTCTCAGCGTTCTTTGGTAATGCTGGACAAAGATGTCTAGCTGCTGCTAATTTAGTGGCAGTAGGGAACATTTATGACGAGGTTAAGAGAAAGTTCATAGAAGCTTCAAAACAATTAAAGATAGGTTACGGTTTAGATGAAAGTGTAGACATGGGTCCAGTTGTTACAAAAGACGCCAAAAAGAGGATAATAGGATATATAGAGAAGGGTATAGAAGAAGGCGCTAAACTGTTATTGGATGGCAGAGAAGTTAAAGTACTTGACTATCCCAATGGATATTTCCTAGGCCCGACAATATTTGACGAGGTTACTCCGGAGATGACAATAGCTAAGGAGGAGATATTTGGACCAGTGGCGTCAATAATTCATGTAAGAAGTTTAGATGAGGCAATAGATATTATAAACAAGAGCAATTACGGTAATGCGTCATCGATATTTACCACCAGTGGGTATTATGCTAGAAAGTTCAGGCGCGAAGTCAATGCTGGAAATATAGGTATTAATATAGGGGTTGCCGCGCCAATGGCGTTCTTCCCATTTGGAGGTAGGAAGGAATCCTTCTTTGGCGTACTGCATGGACAAATAGATAGCGTAGATTTCTTCACAGATAAAAAGGTAGTAATAACAAGATGGTAA
- a CDS encoding FAD-binding oxidoreductase gives MDFSELNEIEQKVEEREDFSGEKVRPLVVFFPKDEDEVIRIIRFAKKNRLPIIPWGQGTSLTGAVSCDKNCILIDLSKMNKILEINDIDWYVRVQPGIKLIDLFEELEKKGFMLPPDPASFFLCSVGGAVAESSGGMRGVRHGSFREWVLSLRVVLPNGEVIKVGEPLRKNRAGYDLVHLFVGSEGTLGIVTEIWLRIIPIPKRKMVMIAAMLKDFESAGEVIVGLRKNKILPELSEYVDADVVKALNKHLSANLKETEGGMLLISIEEDSVSDVLKVLEGKAVDIKIAEGEEAEKLYSLRSQAAIAVKAESNKVFYAEDIVVPVSKLPEAIRRLREIGEKYNTKFYVISHIGDGNLHPNIIIEDKIAREKAFEEIARMAIELGGSVSGEHGIGVQKAKLMAEQIVKHNGFRVLDLMYQIKKLIDPDDIMNPDKYVELAYKHLTSGGRSAI, from the coding sequence ATGGACTTTAGCGAATTAAATGAGATAGAGCAAAAGGTAGAGGAGAGGGAGGATTTTTCTGGAGAGAAAGTAAGACCATTAGTCGTATTCTTCCCTAAGGATGAGGATGAAGTCATTAGGATCATTAGATTTGCTAAGAAAAATAGATTACCCATAATACCATGGGGTCAAGGAACTAGTTTAACTGGAGCTGTTTCGTGCGATAAAAACTGTATATTAATAGACCTATCCAAAATGAATAAAATTTTAGAGATAAACGATATTGATTGGTACGTAAGAGTCCAACCAGGGATTAAATTAATAGACCTCTTCGAGGAACTAGAGAAAAAAGGCTTTATGTTACCTCCAGATCCAGCAAGCTTCTTTTTATGCTCAGTTGGTGGTGCAGTAGCTGAATCCTCTGGAGGGATGAGGGGTGTAAGGCATGGTTCGTTCAGGGAATGGGTATTATCTTTACGTGTTGTTCTACCAAATGGGGAGGTAATTAAGGTCGGAGAACCATTGAGAAAGAATAGGGCTGGGTATGATTTGGTTCATTTATTCGTTGGAAGTGAAGGAACTTTAGGGATAGTAACGGAAATCTGGTTGAGGATAATACCAATTCCAAAGAGAAAGATGGTTATGATAGCTGCAATGTTAAAGGATTTTGAATCCGCTGGAGAAGTTATAGTAGGCTTGAGGAAGAATAAGATATTGCCAGAGCTGTCAGAGTACGTCGATGCTGATGTAGTTAAAGCGTTAAATAAACACTTGAGTGCAAACCTCAAGGAAACAGAGGGAGGGATGTTATTAATTTCAATAGAAGAAGATAGTGTTAGTGATGTGTTGAAAGTATTAGAGGGAAAGGCAGTTGATATTAAGATTGCTGAAGGCGAAGAGGCGGAGAAATTGTATTCATTGAGATCACAAGCTGCAATAGCAGTGAAAGCTGAATCAAACAAAGTATTTTACGCTGAAGATATAGTAGTACCAGTTTCTAAACTGCCAGAGGCTATAAGGAGACTTAGAGAAATAGGTGAGAAGTACAATACTAAATTCTACGTTATCTCGCACATAGGTGATGGTAACCTTCATCCAAACATAATAATTGAGGATAAGATAGCAAGAGAAAAGGCATTTGAGGAAATAGCTAGAATGGCGATTGAGCTTGGGGGTTCTGTTAGTGGAGAGCACGGAATTGGTGTGCAGAAGGCTAAGTTAATGGCTGAGCAAATAGTTAAACATAATGGTTTTAGGGTATTGGATTTAATGTATCAGATAAAGAAGTTAATTGATCCAGATGATATAATGAACCCTGACAAGTATGTCGAATTAGCATATAAGCATTTAACTTCTGGGGGTAGAAGTGCTATTTGA
- a CDS encoding helix-turn-helix domain-containing protein: protein MSDRLLEITFSVEHENCWTNLVGKYVVKTLRFSVDTERNFIRSLIVVDKKYKDLMNKIKRNTSFVGYSSISLTNDSKKILFDFRKRYKNSVMDVINSVDGIILDGFKYDGKEYWRILLYESYINELREKLRSKGIVEFIGFHELNVTEDELTPYELKTLILAYKNGYFDFPRRIKSDKISKLINISKSTFTYHLRSAESRIIKRYIDDLKFYNVINNVSQQEEERKDN from the coding sequence ATGAGTGACAGACTGTTGGAAATTACGTTTTCAGTTGAACATGAGAACTGTTGGACTAATCTAGTTGGTAAATACGTTGTGAAAACTTTGAGATTTTCTGTAGATACTGAGAGGAACTTTATTAGGTCCTTAATCGTTGTGGATAAAAAATACAAGGATTTAATGAATAAGATAAAGAGAAATACTAGTTTCGTTGGATACTCATCAATTTCTCTAACAAATGACAGTAAGAAAATACTTTTCGATTTCAGAAAGAGGTACAAAAATAGTGTGATGGATGTTATAAACTCCGTAGATGGGATAATCTTAGATGGATTTAAGTATGATGGGAAGGAATATTGGCGAATTTTATTGTATGAAAGTTACATTAATGAATTAAGGGAGAAGCTTAGGTCTAAAGGGATTGTGGAGTTTATTGGCTTTCACGAATTAAATGTAACTGAGGACGAACTGACTCCATATGAACTGAAAACTTTAATTTTGGCTTATAAAAATGGATATTTTGATTTTCCTAGGAGAATCAAGTCTGATAAAATATCTAAATTGATAAATATAAGTAAATCCACTTTCACGTACCATTTAAGATCAGCTGAGTCGAGAATAATTAAACGATATATTGACGACCTAAAATTCTACAATGTAATTAACAACGTTTCGCAGCAAGAAGAGGAGAGAAAGGATAACTAA
- a CDS encoding 2-oxoacid:acceptor oxidoreductase family protein translates to MTLIELALRGRGGQGIVTAGELVTKAMVLEDKYAQSIPFFGGERRGAPVVSFLRLSDKPILLHREVYNPDGVAIFDTSLIQIINVTEGLKENGFLLLNTNTPKRIWKSEYIVDATSIAKELGLVVAGWAVVNTAMIGALVKILGQPSLHSLEEAVKEEFPGKIGELNAEAVEMGYKEVKRVD, encoded by the coding sequence ATGACTCTTATTGAATTAGCTTTAAGGGGAAGGGGAGGGCAAGGGATAGTTACTGCTGGGGAACTTGTTACAAAGGCCATGGTTTTAGAGGATAAATACGCCCAATCCATACCCTTTTTCGGTGGGGAAAGGAGAGGAGCTCCAGTGGTATCATTTCTAAGGCTGTCAGATAAGCCGATACTTTTACATAGAGAGGTTTACAATCCAGACGGTGTTGCAATATTTGATACGTCACTCATTCAAATAATTAACGTTACAGAGGGACTCAAAGAAAACGGCTTCTTACTACTAAACACAAATACGCCTAAGAGAATTTGGAAAAGTGAGTATATTGTTGACGCTACAAGTATTGCTAAAGAATTAGGGCTAGTCGTAGCTGGATGGGCTGTTGTTAATACTGCGATGATAGGAGCTTTAGTGAAAATCTTGGGGCAACCTTCCTTACACTCGTTGGAAGAGGCTGTAAAGGAAGAATTCCCTGGAAAGATAGGGGAACTCAATGCGGAAGCGGTTGAAATGGGATATAAGGAGGTGAAAAGGGTTGATTAA
- a CDS encoding acetoacetate decarboxylase family protein — protein sequence MTKNNNSNFTLPPTSSGKSQIVFQPPWYYGVTYIGAHVKFTKESAEKVIPRFLSTDGEGWVYIAEFISTSEDNWDYMYQDPDLVQYMEGAIGLKVNFEGTNYLYFPFMWVDKDWALVRGWLDGYPKKIAKITMTKLHPLLPKYNRPESGLRLGGYAVRGGGIMFRLQVELEERTDSLPLKNFGPFLNIRRFPSRGEGEVDLYEIVSRVRDESKYGEIWKGKASLDLGGYVNDEVSLLEVERTIGGYYYTLYFKVTTTQLISKKIEETISLK from the coding sequence ATGACAAAAAATAACAACTCCAATTTCACTTTACCCCCCACGAGTAGTGGCAAATCACAAATTGTATTTCAACCGCCATGGTATTATGGAGTTACCTATATTGGGGCCCATGTAAAGTTCACTAAGGAATCTGCAGAAAAGGTAATTCCAAGATTCCTATCAACTGACGGTGAAGGTTGGGTTTACATTGCCGAATTTATTTCTACCTCAGAAGATAATTGGGATTATATGTATCAAGACCCAGATTTAGTACAGTACATGGAGGGAGCTATTGGGTTAAAGGTCAACTTTGAAGGTACGAACTATTTATATTTCCCATTTATGTGGGTAGATAAGGATTGGGCATTGGTAAGAGGTTGGTTAGATGGTTATCCGAAGAAAATAGCTAAGATAACAATGACTAAATTACATCCGTTACTTCCCAAGTACAATAGACCAGAAAGTGGACTTAGGTTAGGAGGATATGCCGTAAGGGGAGGAGGTATAATGTTTAGATTACAGGTTGAATTAGAGGAGAGGACTGATTCGCTACCTCTTAAGAACTTTGGGCCCTTCTTAAATATAAGGAGGTTCCCAAGTAGGGGTGAGGGGGAAGTTGACCTATACGAAATAGTCAGTAGAGTTAGGGATGAGAGCAAATACGGAGAAATATGGAAGGGAAAAGCTAGTTTGGACCTAGGTGGATATGTTAACGATGAAGTTAGTTTGCTCGAGGTCGAGAGAACGATTGGAGGTTACTATTATACCTTATACTTCAAAGTAACCACCACTCAACTAATAAGTAAGAAAATTGAAGAAACCATCTCTCTAAAATAA
- a CDS encoding xanthine dehydrogenase family protein molybdopterin-binding subunit: protein MIKEHLPLITGKGSYIDDISPKNVVYLSVVRSPIARGIIKRVSKPENALISLTWEDVKIYMPARLFPDLARNAQVAKMPVLADDRVNFVGQPILAFAVDDRYKIEDVAEEVSIDYEELKPVVDPEESLNAEPIHPGLKTNISIDQFLEGGNLSLRSKADVVVSRKIKQHRIVSNPMETKGFICWWENDVLNVYVSTQAPFGVKNDLREVLGISPEKIRVYSAPNVGGGFGNKSGGYPEYVLAAIASLKLGKPVKWIETRSEMLVNTQSLGRGEVSDMKLYATRDGEILGIEGTIIANIGAFDYGIGFIAPLFIARLSNGPYKMKFASIRALGVFTNTPPMGFYRGAGRPEAALIHETLVEDLAEELGMDPVEIRRKNLIGDNGYITPLGVRIDPAGYNEVLDTAEKYYRKAKEVYNDKGVSIITFAEIVRTSPGEGARVKIENGKVNFYLGLGPHGQAYASTFRRLASEVLGISQDKIEIMTGSSEIVKEGIGSFGSRAGTIGGSAVIAAATELLKKINVNSLSEGDLTKYEGIEAEVFYKADDIFAPGAHVAVVDVDEETGFIKVLEYYAVDDVGRVMNKEEIEGQIIGGVLQGMSQVIIEAMRYDERGIPLCSSIADCGVPTALEAPLKVNTDYVEYPSQLLSKSRGVGEAGTTGALPAVFIAVEKATKRKFDRTPIDPWLITS from the coding sequence ATGATAAAAGAACATTTACCTCTTATAACGGGAAAAGGAAGTTATATTGATGACATTAGTCCGAAAAATGTAGTTTACCTTAGTGTAGTTAGGTCTCCAATAGCTAGGGGTATAATAAAAAGAGTATCTAAACCAGAAAATGCCCTCATATCATTAACATGGGAGGACGTAAAAATATACATGCCGGCAAGGTTATTTCCAGATTTAGCGAGGAATGCGCAAGTTGCTAAAATGCCAGTTTTAGCTGATGATAGAGTTAATTTCGTAGGTCAACCAATTTTGGCATTTGCGGTTGATGATAGGTATAAGATTGAAGACGTAGCAGAGGAAGTTTCAATTGACTATGAGGAGTTAAAACCAGTAGTTGATCCTGAGGAGTCATTAAATGCAGAGCCCATTCATCCAGGTTTAAAAACTAACATCTCCATAGATCAGTTTTTAGAAGGGGGAAATTTATCGTTAAGAAGCAAGGCTGACGTTGTCGTAAGCAGGAAAATTAAACAACATAGAATCGTTTCAAATCCGATGGAAACAAAAGGTTTCATTTGTTGGTGGGAAAATGATGTCCTAAACGTTTACGTCTCCACGCAAGCGCCATTTGGTGTAAAGAATGATCTAAGGGAAGTTTTAGGTATTTCTCCGGAAAAGATAAGGGTTTATTCAGCGCCTAACGTAGGAGGAGGGTTTGGTAATAAAAGTGGCGGATATCCCGAGTACGTTTTAGCTGCAATAGCTTCCCTAAAACTTGGGAAGCCTGTTAAATGGATAGAAACTAGAAGTGAAATGCTAGTTAATACTCAATCCTTAGGCAGAGGAGAAGTATCGGATATGAAACTCTATGCTACTAGAGATGGTGAGATTTTAGGAATAGAAGGTACTATCATAGCTAACATTGGTGCCTTCGATTATGGAATTGGCTTTATTGCACCCTTATTTATCGCTAGACTATCCAATGGTCCTTACAAGATGAAGTTCGCATCAATAAGGGCTTTAGGAGTATTCACCAACACTCCCCCAATGGGATTCTATAGGGGTGCTGGTAGACCAGAGGCGGCACTAATCCATGAGACCCTTGTTGAGGATTTGGCTGAGGAATTGGGAATGGATCCAGTTGAGATTAGGAGGAAAAATCTGATTGGTGATAATGGTTATATTACACCTCTCGGCGTTAGAATTGATCCTGCTGGTTATAATGAGGTTTTGGATACTGCCGAGAAGTACTATAGGAAGGCTAAGGAGGTTTACAATGATAAGGGTGTTTCAATCATTACGTTTGCTGAGATAGTCAGAACTTCACCCGGAGAGGGCGCTAGAGTTAAGATCGAAAACGGTAAAGTAAACTTTTATCTAGGGCTAGGTCCACATGGTCAAGCTTATGCTAGCACATTTAGGAGACTTGCATCAGAAGTATTAGGTATAAGTCAAGATAAAATAGAAATAATGACTGGCAGTTCAGAGATCGTCAAAGAGGGTATAGGTAGCTTTGGTTCTAGAGCTGGAACTATAGGAGGTTCTGCAGTAATAGCTGCAGCAACAGAGTTGCTTAAGAAGATAAATGTTAATTCTTTAAGTGAAGGCGACTTAACTAAGTATGAGGGCATAGAGGCTGAAGTCTTCTATAAGGCTGATGATATATTTGCACCTGGAGCCCATGTAGCTGTAGTTGATGTGGATGAGGAAACTGGGTTTATTAAGGTTTTGGAGTATTATGCAGTTGACGACGTTGGTAGAGTTATGAATAAGGAAGAAATAGAGGGGCAAATAATTGGCGGAGTATTGCAAGGAATGTCACAAGTTATTATCGAAGCTATGAGATATGATGAGAGGGGAATCCCATTATGCTCTTCAATTGCAGATTGTGGAGTCCCAACGGCTTTAGAAGCTCCTCTGAAGGTAAATACTGATTACGTGGAATACCCATCTCAGCTCTTATCTAAAAGTAGGGGCGTTGGTGAGGCTGGTACAACTGGTGCTTTACCGGCAGTTTTCATAGCAGTAGAGAAGGCTACTAAGAGGAAGTTCGATAGGACTCCAATAGATCCTTGGTTGATAACTTCTTAA
- a CDS encoding acetoacetate decarboxylase family protein has product MEETRPYYTTFSLPITKSGKSQIVPPPPWIYAIEMIGVKVYFDPGKVLDLIPPPLEIVDGEGFVYVAKIFTVSGNRWEMLYEDPEETKYMEAAVALKVKYNGNIYTYFPFMWVDKDLPLIRGWLLGYPKKLAYISMSEFHKLLDGYSGPSTGVKMGGYALRNGKEIIRMKITLREKVSQSPIPFGSIVQFRRFPAVQDGTDVYELGQVISSDFRIGEVWRGEGEVILNGSINEELEVLKINKIEGGYYFNWSFKQLGTKILSRISK; this is encoded by the coding sequence ATGGAAGAAACACGTCCTTATTATACCACATTTAGTTTACCAATAACTAAATCGGGCAAGTCTCAAATAGTTCCACCTCCACCATGGATATACGCAATAGAAATGATAGGGGTAAAGGTCTATTTTGATCCAGGTAAAGTTCTAGATTTAATACCTCCTCCATTGGAAATAGTAGATGGCGAAGGATTTGTATATGTTGCTAAGATTTTCACAGTAAGTGGAAATAGATGGGAGATGTTGTATGAAGACCCTGAAGAGACTAAGTACATGGAGGCTGCGGTGGCCCTAAAGGTCAAGTATAATGGTAACATTTACACCTATTTCCCATTCATGTGGGTTGATAAAGATCTACCGCTAATTCGTGGGTGGCTGTTAGGCTATCCTAAAAAATTAGCTTACATATCAATGTCAGAATTTCATAAACTTCTAGACGGTTACAGTGGTCCTTCTACTGGTGTAAAGATGGGAGGATATGCGTTAAGGAACGGTAAGGAGATAATAAGAATGAAAATAACGCTAAGAGAAAAAGTCTCGCAATCCCCAATACCCTTTGGTTCCATAGTACAATTTAGAAGATTCCCAGCTGTCCAAGATGGTACAGATGTTTACGAGCTAGGACAAGTAATCTCCTCAGACTTTAGAATTGGCGAGGTGTGGAGAGGTGAAGGAGAGGTGATATTAAACGGTTCAATAAATGAGGAGCTTGAAGTTTTGAAGATAAACAAGATTGAGGGAGGATATTACTTCAATTGGTCATTTAAGCAATTAGGAACAAAGATCCTATCTAGGATTTCGAAATAA
- a CDS encoding zinc-dependent alcohol dehydrogenase family protein — MKAARLVEFQKPLKIEELDVPKVEKGDVLLKVISCGICRSDWHLWRGDPALVAYMQWSGGKLPITQGHEVYGEVVEVGENVAKLKKGDKVVMPASSTGDNRTCKYCMEGDSNVCDHLVIAGYGINGCFAEYMLVPERSVIDLVKVPDGIKPEWAALSSCGFGTSWNAFTMKTNLKPGDMVVTIGAGGMGLSGIAIANALGAKVIAVDVNERSLEKAKMLGSIETYKYSGKSEELNNIVEDIMKKYGSVDIVYDTTGIPDAVIPFLPLIRVHGTLLLAGLMMKGKETFPLPADLVVAREIKIQGVLMLPAQKFDAIFKLMKEGKINLDPVTYKIISIYDVNDAYREMSDYKNAGRIIINKFS; from the coding sequence ATGAAGGCAGCTAGATTAGTGGAGTTTCAAAAACCTCTGAAAATAGAGGAGCTAGATGTTCCTAAAGTGGAAAAAGGAGATGTGCTTCTAAAAGTGATAAGCTGTGGAATATGTAGATCAGATTGGCATCTATGGCGTGGAGATCCTGCTTTGGTAGCATACATGCAGTGGAGTGGTGGTAAGTTACCAATAACTCAAGGTCATGAAGTTTATGGAGAAGTCGTAGAGGTCGGAGAGAATGTAGCTAAATTGAAAAAGGGAGATAAGGTAGTCATGCCTGCTTCTTCTACCGGAGATAATAGGACATGCAAATACTGTATGGAAGGAGATTCAAATGTTTGTGATCACTTGGTAATAGCTGGTTATGGAATTAATGGGTGCTTTGCCGAGTACATGTTAGTCCCAGAGAGGTCAGTAATTGATCTAGTTAAAGTACCAGATGGTATAAAGCCAGAGTGGGCTGCTCTAAGTTCTTGTGGTTTTGGAACTTCATGGAACGCGTTTACAATGAAGACTAATTTAAAGCCAGGTGACATGGTGGTCACAATCGGAGCAGGAGGTATGGGTTTGAGTGGTATAGCAATAGCTAACGCTCTTGGTGCTAAAGTAATAGCTGTAGACGTTAACGAACGATCTTTAGAGAAAGCTAAAATGTTAGGGAGCATTGAGACTTATAAATATTCTGGTAAGTCTGAAGAATTGAATAATATAGTCGAGGATATTATGAAGAAGTATGGTTCAGTGGATATAGTATACGATACTACGGGCATTCCAGATGCAGTTATCCCATTTTTACCCCTCATTAGAGTGCATGGGACATTACTATTAGCCGGACTTATGATGAAAGGGAAAGAGACTTTTCCATTGCCTGCAGATTTAGTGGTAGCAAGGGAAATCAAAATACAAGGAGTATTAATGTTACCAGCCCAAAAATTTGATGCAATATTTAAATTAATGAAGGAGGGAAAGATTAACCTAGATCCAGTTACGTACAAGATCATAAGCATATATGATGTCAATGATGCCTACAGAGAAATGAGCGACTACAAAAATGCAGGAAGAATTATTATTAATAAGTTTAGCTAA
- a CDS encoding AbrB/MazE/SpoVT family DNA-binding domain-containing protein produces the protein MGKEFILTIDDRGRITIPKEVRELIKSKKLKLRVEGSKIILESIVVDIDKYYGIFRKDLGKVDIDNIINEALTEVLLNDK, from the coding sequence GTGGGCAAGGAATTTATATTAACAATTGATGATAGAGGTAGAATCACTATACCTAAAGAAGTGAGAGAACTAATTAAAAGTAAGAAATTAAAGTTAAGGGTAGAAGGTTCTAAAATAATATTAGAGTCTATAGTGGTGGATATTGACAAATATTATGGTATATTTAGGAAAGATTTAGGGAAAGTGGATATAGATAATATAATAAATGAAGCGTTAACGGAGGTATTATTAAATGACAAGTAA
- a CDS encoding type II toxin-antitoxin system VapC family toxin, with translation MFYVNVFIYYLTGDRIYGERAKKWLSIKDDDKYTSIITPFLLVIVLSRILGKSIKDYNLVKTVIKALESLGIGYLELPEWSKIAENVRKYSIDVEDSIHVTTALENGLEIVSNDEELKKKVNAEF, from the coding sequence ATATTTTATGTAAATGTTTTTATCTACTATCTAACTGGTGATAGGATATATGGTGAAAGAGCTAAGAAGTGGCTTAGTATTAAAGATGATGATAAATACACTTCAATTATAACCCCATTTCTATTGGTAATAGTATTAAGTAGAATACTCGGTAAATCAATAAAGGACTATAATTTAGTTAAAACAGTAATCAAAGCCCTTGAGTCTTTAGGAATAGGATATTTGGAACTCCCCGAGTGGAGTAAAATTGCTGAAAATGTTAGAAAATACAGTATAGATGTTGAAGATTCTATTCACGTTACAACAGCGTTAGAGAATGGATTAGAGATCGTATCGAATGATGAAGAATTAAAGAAGAAAGTTAATGCGGAATTTTAA